The following proteins are encoded in a genomic region of Maribacter hydrothermalis:
- a CDS encoding DUF3037 domain-containing protein, with translation MQDRQTFKFAIVRIVPKVEREEFFNVGVILFCKRTKFLDIKYHIDKEKLKAFSPEIEYEILNDYLKAWKLICEGNSNGGPIGKLDLPDRFGWLTACRSTVIQSSTTRSGLSLDPEKELVDLFNNYVL, from the coding sequence ATGCAAGATAGACAAACATTTAAATTTGCGATAGTACGTATCGTTCCCAAAGTAGAACGAGAAGAATTCTTTAATGTAGGCGTTATTCTTTTCTGTAAACGAACTAAGTTTTTGGATATAAAATACCATATTGATAAGGAGAAACTAAAAGCATTTTCACCAGAAATTGAGTATGAAATACTAAATGATTATTTAAAAGCTTGGAAATTAATTTGTGAAGGAAACTCCAATGGCGGACCAATAGGAAAGCTAGATCTACCTGACCGGTTTGGGTGGTTAACAGCTTGCAGAAGCACCGTTATACAAAGCTCTACCACGCGTTCGGGATTAAGTTTAGACCCTGAAAAGGAGTTGGTAGACCTATTTAACAACTACGTTTTGTAA
- a CDS encoding TetR/AcrR family transcriptional regulator, translating to MKKRTKRERFLKVALQLIHKKGFKATTMRDIAHELNFDVANVYNYIDSKQSLLDTFLFSIQDEFQDSIDFIVASTHTSKEKLLLVVTSYIEITARRPFEQALLANEWRNLKEPRLHEFLNRREGFENKVKTIIQEGITNGEFRKIDVEITTQIILSSLRWVYLSYINPQSKINSEIIELELTNFISAAVIKN from the coding sequence ATGAAAAAAAGAACAAAAAGGGAACGCTTTTTGAAAGTAGCTCTTCAATTAATTCATAAAAAAGGTTTTAAAGCAACAACCATGCGCGATATTGCACATGAGCTTAATTTTGATGTTGCCAATGTTTACAACTATATAGATTCAAAACAGTCTTTACTAGATACCTTTCTTTTCAGTATTCAAGATGAGTTTCAAGATTCAATTGATTTTATTGTAGCATCGACCCATACTTCAAAAGAAAAGTTACTACTAGTAGTAACTTCGTATATTGAAATTACAGCTAGAAGACCTTTTGAGCAAGCTCTGCTTGCCAATGAATGGCGTAATTTAAAAGAACCAAGACTTCATGAGTTCTTGAATCGCCGTGAAGGGTTTGAAAACAAAGTGAAAACAATTATTCAAGAAGGAATCACAAATGGAGAGTTTAGAAAAATAGATGTAGAAATTACAACACAAATAATACTGTCTAGCCTTCGTTGGGTTTATCTTAGTTATATTAATCCTCAATCAAAAATAAATTCTGAAATTATAGAACTAGAGTTGACTAATTTTATTAGCGCTGCGGTTATTAAAAATTAA
- a CDS encoding Crp/Fnr family transcriptional regulator: MHNLLFNFISNYLTLDDAEKENLITLNIFHTKKKGAILLKEGQRSNEGYFVLKGCIRTYYVIDGEEKTTAFYTEMEGVTPHSVISKKPSEHYIACNEDSILVISNPDMESEIFKKFPKFETLCRILSEELLAKQQIDFDQFKTSTPEQRYLSLLKNRPDLIQRIPQHQLASFIGVKPQSLSRIRSRIIDKNV, encoded by the coding sequence ATGCATAATTTATTATTCAATTTTATATCAAACTACCTTACCCTTGATGACGCTGAAAAAGAAAATCTAATTACCCTGAATATTTTTCACACTAAAAAAAAGGGTGCTATTTTGCTTAAGGAAGGACAACGTAGTAATGAAGGTTATTTTGTTCTAAAAGGATGCATTAGAACTTATTACGTTATTGACGGCGAAGAAAAAACTACAGCTTTTTATACTGAAATGGAAGGTGTTACACCACATAGTGTAATTAGCAAAAAACCGTCTGAACATTATATAGCCTGTAATGAAGATTCCATTCTAGTAATTTCTAACCCAGATATGGAAAGTGAAATTTTTAAGAAATTTCCAAAATTTGAAACCTTGTGTCGAATTTTATCCGAAGAGCTTTTAGCAAAACAACAAATAGATTTTGACCAGTTTAAAACATCTACTCCAGAACAACGCTATCTAAGTTTATTAAAAAATAGGCCCGACCTTATACAGCGCATACCACAACACCAGCTGGCTAGTTTTATTGGCGTAAAACCGCAATCACTAAGCAGAATACGTTCTAGAATTATAGATAAGAACGTATAA
- a CDS encoding DUF6326 family protein produces MKTKQLQSTLWIFLTANYLFCDVFSIYNSVFLNQLLTGEVDGIQFNEEFLLKFAIIMEIPMLMIVLSTVLKNRLNKILTITVAVLMLVVQFGSLVTGDNMLHYIFFSVVEICTLVAIIGVTAANKPL; encoded by the coding sequence ATGAAAACGAAACAGCTACAAAGTACACTTTGGATATTTTTAACCGCTAACTACCTTTTTTGCGATGTATTCTCCATTTATAATTCCGTATTTCTAAATCAACTACTTACAGGTGAGGTAGATGGTATCCAATTTAACGAGGAATTCCTTCTAAAGTTTGCGATAATTATGGAAATACCTATGCTCATGATTGTGCTATCCACTGTTCTTAAAAATAGGTTGAATAAAATACTTACAATAACTGTCGCCGTTTTAATGCTAGTGGTTCAATTTGGTAGTTTAGTTACTGGGGACAATATGCTGCATTACATTTTTTTTAGCGTTGTAGAAATATGCACTTTGGTCGCAATCATAGGTGTCACAGCAGCTAATAAACCCCTTTAA
- a CDS encoding aromatic ring-hydroxylating dioxygenase subunit alpha — MNNAKIVFPEKLYACWHPVGYSNEIKADTPFGTFLLDEAVVVWRTSDGEVHAMRDVCIHRGTALSLGWIKDDCLVCPYHAWQFDKKGTCVKIPQDPDAKIPSKAKTPSYHCQEKFGLVWVALKEPVYDLPNIPEYENADWKLVNTGPFDWNSDSSRQVENFTDFGHFPWVHPGLLGDPERPKVPDCKVTVKDSVLHYSVVRPEATNSDDFPIFANDDVVQPERRSVYELHLPYTIVLRLGWGKEKGMVYFFTSQPISQNKCRGFCIIGRNYDQDEPDTILQEFEQVIFDQDKRIVESQRPEQVPFDFTEELHLKFDAVAMNYRRAMKKQKLSY; from the coding sequence ATGAACAATGCTAAAATTGTATTTCCAGAAAAACTTTATGCATGCTGGCATCCAGTAGGATATAGCAATGAGATAAAGGCCGATACTCCATTTGGTACTTTTCTTTTAGACGAAGCCGTGGTTGTTTGGCGAACCTCTGACGGCGAGGTACATGCAATGCGTGATGTATGCATCCACCGAGGAACTGCTTTGTCTTTAGGGTGGATAAAAGACGATTGTCTGGTTTGCCCCTACCACGCTTGGCAATTTGACAAAAAAGGTACCTGTGTAAAGATTCCGCAGGATCCGGACGCGAAAATCCCTAGTAAGGCAAAAACCCCTAGTTATCATTGCCAAGAAAAATTCGGATTGGTATGGGTTGCCTTAAAAGAACCGGTTTATGATCTTCCTAATATACCCGAGTACGAAAACGCTGATTGGAAATTGGTAAATACAGGGCCATTCGATTGGAATAGCGATAGCTCCAGACAAGTAGAAAATTTCACTGATTTCGGTCACTTCCCGTGGGTACATCCTGGATTACTAGGAGATCCTGAGCGACCAAAAGTGCCTGATTGTAAAGTGACCGTGAAAGATTCGGTCTTACATTATTCCGTGGTACGGCCCGAAGCAACCAATAGCGATGACTTTCCCATTTTTGCAAATGACGATGTGGTACAACCAGAGAGAAGAAGTGTGTACGAACTGCATTTACCCTATACTATTGTACTTCGCTTAGGATGGGGTAAAGAAAAAGGCATGGTCTACTTTTTTACCTCACAACCTATCTCACAAAATAAATGTCGTGGTTTTTGTATTATCGGTCGTAATTATGACCAGGATGAGCCAGACACAATTTTACAAGAATTTGAACAAGTCATTTTTGATCAAGACAAACGTATTGTTGAATCGCAACGACCCGAGCAAGTTCCCTTCGACTTCACTGAAGAGCTACATTTAAAATTCGATGCAGTGGCGATGAATTATCGCCGTGCCATGAAAAAACAGAAATTGAGTTATTAA
- a CDS encoding 6-pyruvoyl trahydropterin synthase family protein yields the protein MKKIAIVRCEHFNAAHRLHNKEWSDEKNKKIFGKCNNPNYHGHNYELEVKVIGLCNPETGYVIDTKILSDLIKEKILNRFDHRNLNLDTEEFTNLNPTAENIAIVVYNILRPEIESQFDLKIKLYETPRNFVEYPYS from the coding sequence ATGAAAAAGATTGCGATTGTAAGGTGTGAACATTTTAATGCAGCACACCGTTTACATAATAAGGAATGGAGTGACGAAAAAAACAAAAAAATTTTTGGCAAATGCAACAACCCCAATTACCATGGTCATAATTACGAATTAGAAGTAAAGGTAATTGGTTTATGTAATCCAGAAACGGGTTATGTAATAGACACCAAGATTTTGTCTGACCTAATAAAAGAAAAAATCCTGAATAGGTTTGATCATAGAAACCTTAACCTAGATACCGAAGAGTTTACAAATCTTAATCCTACGGCCGAAAATATAGCAATAGTCGTTTATAACATTTTAAGACCAGAAATTGAATCTCAATTTGATTTAAAAATTAAACTATATGAAACACCAAGAAACTTTGTGGAATACCCTTATTCATAA
- a CDS encoding CDP-alcohol phosphatidyltransferase family protein produces the protein MSKLPLEHRFLDLSDYGRYFGKSIANSLKETSFTPIDVTIWFIISGLLAIVFILLELYWGAAFFLIFKSILDAADGELARVKKTPSHTGRYLDSIADIILNIFIFTALWYSSQASFISCFLGFLAIQLQGTLYNYYYVILRNNLNGDTTSRVFEIDCPIAMKGEKQKNVNLLFRIYKVLYGVFDKTIYRLDPTAAKSKRFPKLLMTGVSTFGLGFQLFVISAMLVLGFKEFIFSFFLWYSILIFVFIGIRKLL, from the coding sequence ATGTCCAAATTACCTTTAGAACATAGATTTTTAGACCTTTCGGATTATGGGAGGTATTTTGGAAAATCTATTGCTAATTCACTAAAAGAAACTTCATTTACTCCTATAGATGTCACCATTTGGTTTATCATTTCGGGTTTACTGGCCATTGTTTTTATTTTATTGGAACTTTACTGGGGAGCTGCTTTTTTTTTAATTTTTAAATCTATTTTGGATGCTGCTGATGGAGAATTGGCAAGGGTAAAAAAAACACCTTCGCATACGGGTCGCTATCTAGATTCTATTGCAGATATTATTTTAAATATTTTCATTTTTACTGCGCTTTGGTATTCCTCACAAGCTAGTTTTATTTCATGTTTTCTTGGCTTTTTAGCTATTCAACTACAAGGTACTTTATACAATTACTATTACGTTATCTTAAGAAATAATTTAAATGGCGATACAACGAGTAGGGTATTTGAAATTGATTGTCCCATTGCTATGAAAGGGGAAAAGCAAAAAAATGTAAACTTGCTTTTTAGAATTTATAAAGTGCTTTACGGGGTTTTTGATAAAACAATTTATAGACTGGACCCAACAGCTGCTAAAAGTAAAAGATTCCCTAAATTACTAATGACCGGGGTATCTACATTTGGACTTGGTTTTCAGCTTTTTGTTATCAGTGCTATGCTCGTTTTAGGGTTTAAAGAATTTATTTTTTCTTTCTTTTTGTGGTACTCGATACTGATTTTTGTTTTTATTGGTATTCGAAAACTACTGTAG
- a CDS encoding GlcG/HbpS family heme-binding protein, whose translation MNITLEQAEKAIAAAKKKSTAIDTKMNIAIVDSGANLVAFGRMDGAWLGSLDISIKKAKTARYFDMNTGLIGELSQPGQPLFNIEHSNDGLITFPGGVPIKNASGKIIGAIGVSGSSVENDHTVAVAGATSL comes from the coding sequence ATGAATATTACATTAGAACAAGCAGAAAAAGCAATTGCAGCAGCAAAAAAAAAATCTACAGCAATAGATACTAAAATGAACATTGCAATCGTCGATTCAGGAGCTAACTTGGTAGCATTTGGCCGTATGGACGGTGCATGGTTGGGTTCACTCGACATCTCTATTAAAAAAGCAAAAACTGCTAGGTATTTTGACATGAACACCGGATTAATTGGCGAATTATCTCAGCCAGGCCAACCATTGTTTAATATTGAACACTCAAATGATGGATTGATTACATTTCCAGGAGGCGTTCCAATTAAAAACGCTTCAGGCAAAATTATCGGAGCTATTGGGGTAAGTGGAAGTTCAGTAGAAAATGACCATACTGTAGCAGTAGCAGGAGCAACGTCCCTTTAA
- a CDS encoding adenosine deaminase, with amino-acid sequence MESSELKNIIQGIPKAELHLHIEGSFEPELMFKIAQRNQITLPYKSIASLKKAYKFNNLQEFLDIYYAGAQALLHEQDFFDLTWAYLKKVHSQNVIHVELFFDPQTHTDRRVPFPIVITGIHKALEKAKSEFGISYKLIMSYLRHLSEEEAFKTLESSLPFKHIIDGVGLDSSELGNPPSKFQRVFKASAQQGYQLVAHAGEEGPSAYIWEALDLLKVVRIDHGNRCLDDDALVKRLVEEKIPLTLCPTSNVALKVIQKMEEHPVSEMLKKGIIATIHSDDPAYFGGYMNENYYETAKALHLTLDQIQQLAVNAFKASWLNADAKQKRIGEVKDYFASLKK; translated from the coding sequence ATGGAATCATCAGAACTTAAAAATATTATACAAGGCATTCCAAAAGCAGAGCTGCATTTACATATTGAGGGAAGTTTTGAACCGGAGCTTATGTTCAAAATAGCTCAACGAAATCAGATAACCTTACCGTACAAATCTATAGCATCGTTAAAAAAAGCCTATAAATTTAATAATCTTCAGGAATTTTTAGACATCTATTATGCAGGCGCACAAGCACTGTTACACGAACAAGATTTCTTTGATTTAACCTGGGCGTACTTAAAAAAAGTGCATAGCCAGAATGTAATACATGTAGAACTATTTTTTGACCCACAAACACATACGGATAGAAGGGTTCCTTTTCCTATTGTTATTACCGGAATACATAAGGCATTAGAAAAAGCAAAAAGTGAATTCGGTATCTCTTACAAACTAATTATGAGCTATTTACGTCATTTAAGTGAAGAAGAAGCCTTTAAAACATTAGAATCATCGCTCCCCTTTAAGCATATTATAGACGGTGTAGGTTTAGACTCATCCGAACTAGGAAATCCGCCAAGTAAGTTTCAACGTGTATTTAAAGCATCGGCACAACAAGGATATCAACTAGTAGCCCATGCCGGTGAAGAAGGTCCGTCAGCCTATATTTGGGAAGCGTTGGACCTGTTGAAAGTAGTACGCATTGACCATGGAAATAGATGTTTAGACGACGATGCATTGGTAAAAAGATTAGTGGAAGAAAAAATCCCACTTACCCTCTGCCCTACTAGTAATGTTGCATTAAAAGTGATACAGAAAATGGAAGAGCACCCAGTATCAGAAATGCTAAAAAAGGGAATTATAGCCACCATACATTCCGACGACCCTGCCTATTTTGGTGGGTATATGAACGAAAATTATTATGAAACCGCCAAAGCCCTACATTTAACTTTAGACCAAATTCAGCAATTGGCCGTAAATGCATTTAAGGCTAGTTGGTTAAACGCAGATGCTAAACAAAAGCGCATTGGTGAGGTTAAGGATTATTTTGCATCGTTAAAAAAATAG
- a CDS encoding M14 family zinc carboxypeptidase yields MGNKKYNQKQILRLISFTILIFSFLAKTNLYAQNIPSPESVFGHEVGATYHLINYEQSIDYFMKLAEASNRMEIVQVGHTSEERPWYISVISTPQNLKNLEKFRENNMRIAHPEGLSEENLKELIKDQPVFIDINGGLHAGEIAGSQHTNQFAYELMTMNQEEFKYFFENTILVLWPTLNPDGQNIVVDWYKEIKNTDHPTAPLNKVYQKYVGHDNNRDGYMLNMQESKVLAHTWRNWEPEILHVHHQQGHSSEQTDYHRIWLPPFASPVGVHTPPRILREMNTLGMQMAQELETRGLTGATHLGEAYDAYYTGYNDYINMYHNTIAYWTEVDGGQNQWGEPYKIAEEKVLEKLGTFRARNLLVSPWKGGQWNLSDQVEYMVAVNYGVLKYAKNNREDILYNRYKAGMETIENYPEASPAAYIIPQEQDDPNNAVTMLRRLAFNGVKINQFTKETTIGELSYQAGTWVIPTNQVFGNLVPEILGIQEYPHIMQGDELKVPYDVAGWTLPYSMGVDVHPIADPLSDKTVQAMTPVKGVPTKWDANKKAEFTANAVAAGIVSPTKAIEGSGSFLVLDPTVNHSYILINRALKNGGKVTHHKNGYNSRSNGQYIVSGIDKNTLSTWVKELNIPGQWTKTNSGKSLNRLRIGLYQPWHGSLYDVGWTQWLLEEHEYDVDLLYNNAFKDGKTIKNYDVVIFPSIGTARRGGENKDSFILHGYSKDETLEKYAGGIEEEGVNALKSFVADGGKLVFLNESTEFAIKHLNLQVENVVKDKNRGDFYGSGSLFRAKINQDNAIMSGVSKETDIYFNNSPVFKTKNGFQGSVLVSYPETATILRSGYLTGEEHLKGNAAALQINQGKGSIVLFGFSPQWRGQTFGTFKMLFNSLYH; encoded by the coding sequence ATGGGAAACAAAAAATATAACCAGAAACAGATTCTAAGATTAATCTCATTTACTATTCTAATTTTCAGCTTTTTAGCAAAAACTAATCTTTACGCGCAAAATATTCCCTCACCGGAATCTGTATTTGGCCATGAGGTAGGGGCTACTTACCATTTAATCAATTATGAACAGTCTATAGATTATTTCATGAAATTGGCAGAGGCTAGTAACCGGATGGAAATAGTGCAAGTAGGACATACCAGTGAAGAACGACCTTGGTACATAAGCGTTATTTCAACCCCACAAAATTTAAAAAATTTAGAGAAATTTAGAGAAAATAACATGCGGATTGCTCATCCCGAAGGTTTGAGTGAGGAAAATTTAAAGGAGTTGATTAAAGACCAGCCCGTTTTTATAGATATAAATGGAGGTCTACATGCAGGTGAAATAGCAGGTTCTCAACACACCAATCAATTTGCCTATGAATTGATGACCATGAACCAAGAGGAGTTTAAATATTTCTTTGAAAATACAATACTAGTGTTATGGCCTACCTTAAATCCTGACGGACAAAACATTGTTGTGGATTGGTATAAGGAAATTAAAAACACCGATCATCCTACGGCACCGCTCAACAAGGTGTATCAAAAGTATGTAGGACATGATAACAATAGAGATGGGTATATGTTGAATATGCAAGAATCTAAAGTACTGGCTCATACCTGGCGTAATTGGGAACCGGAAATTCTTCATGTTCATCATCAACAAGGTCATAGTTCCGAACAAACAGATTATCATAGAATATGGCTTCCACCTTTTGCATCTCCAGTAGGGGTCCATACCCCTCCACGAATTCTGCGAGAAATGAACACTTTAGGAATGCAGATGGCTCAAGAATTAGAAACAAGGGGCCTTACAGGTGCCACACATTTAGGCGAAGCATATGATGCCTACTACACGGGTTATAATGATTATATAAATATGTACCATAATACCATTGCTTACTGGACAGAGGTCGATGGCGGTCAAAATCAATGGGGTGAGCCCTATAAAATTGCAGAGGAAAAAGTTTTGGAAAAATTAGGGACGTTCCGTGCTCGAAATTTATTGGTAAGTCCATGGAAAGGTGGTCAGTGGAATTTGAGCGATCAAGTAGAATACATGGTGGCGGTAAATTATGGTGTGTTGAAATACGCGAAAAATAACCGAGAAGATATTCTCTATAATCGATATAAAGCGGGCATGGAGACCATTGAGAATTATCCTGAAGCATCTCCCGCTGCTTATATAATTCCTCAAGAGCAAGATGACCCAAACAATGCTGTTACTATGTTACGTAGATTAGCTTTTAATGGGGTAAAAATAAATCAGTTTACAAAGGAAACGACCATAGGAGAATTATCTTATCAGGCTGGGACATGGGTTATTCCTACGAATCAAGTATTTGGAAATCTTGTTCCAGAAATTTTAGGCATCCAGGAATATCCACATATTATGCAAGGCGATGAACTAAAAGTTCCTTATGATGTAGCCGGCTGGACATTGCCCTATTCCATGGGAGTTGATGTTCACCCGATAGCAGATCCTCTATCAGACAAAACGGTTCAAGCAATGACCCCTGTAAAAGGTGTGCCAACGAAATGGGATGCGAACAAAAAAGCCGAATTTACTGCTAATGCCGTAGCCGCAGGAATAGTCTCTCCCACTAAGGCAATTGAAGGTTCCGGTTCTTTTTTAGTTTTAGACCCAACGGTAAACCATTCTTATATTTTGATCAATCGAGCTTTAAAGAATGGAGGAAAAGTGACTCATCATAAGAACGGCTATAACTCCCGTTCCAATGGTCAGTACATAGTTTCGGGTATTGATAAGAATACGTTGAGCACATGGGTAAAAGAACTAAATATACCAGGGCAGTGGACAAAGACAAATTCCGGTAAGTCGTTAAACCGACTTCGAATTGGGCTTTATCAACCTTGGCACGGTAGTCTTTATGATGTAGGTTGGACCCAATGGCTACTTGAAGAACATGAATATGATGTGGACCTACTCTATAATAACGCTTTTAAGGATGGCAAAACGATTAAAAATTATGATGTTGTCATCTTCCCTTCAATAGGTACCGCTAGACGTGGGGGCGAGAACAAGGATAGTTTTATTCTACATGGATATTCTAAGGATGAAACACTTGAAAAGTATGCCGGAGGTATTGAAGAAGAAGGTGTAAATGCTTTAAAGTCTTTTGTCGCAGATGGAGGGAAGTTGGTTTTTTTAAATGAGAGTACCGAATTCGCTATTAAGCATTTAAACCTACAGGTCGAAAACGTAGTTAAAGACAAAAACCGTGGTGATTTCTATGGTAGCGGTTCATTATTTCGTGCTAAAATCAATCAAGATAATGCTATCATGAGCGGTGTTTCCAAGGAAACGGACATTTATTTTAACAACAGTCCCGTTTTTAAGACAAAAAATGGTTTTCAAGGTTCAGTTCTCGTGAGTTATCCTGAAACCGCTACTATTCTTCGTTCGGGTTATTTAACCGGAGAGGAACATTTAAAAGGAAATGCCGCAGCTTTGCAGATTAATCAGGGTAAAGGTTCAATTGTCTTGTTCGGTTTCAGTCCTCAATGGCGCGGTCAAACCTTTGGCACCTTTAAGATGTTGTTTAATTCCTTGTACCATTAA
- a CDS encoding DsbA family protein, which yields MKIETSENNPLLCDIETGICKTSDQSTDTVLQSDMQSTKKSITVIYYTDPICSSCWGIEPQLRKLKLEYGNSITIEYRMGGLLPNWSYNSGGIGKPSDVASHWDEVSVYYDMPIDGDLWLIDPLESSYPPSIAFKAAQIQNNEKAILFLREIREMVFLQKKNIAKWENLAIAAKNVGLHSEQLKSDFEGAAKVLFEEDLKLGKELGVRGFPTLFFIDDSGNKEIVYGSRPYAFYEMAILKLDPNVTKSEYVKNWETLFSLYHSLTAKEYSELSGTPRIESENLLNELSNAGTLKKMTIKNGSIWNYNGINKKR from the coding sequence ATGAAAATCGAAACATCAGAAAATAATCCGCTTTTATGCGACATAGAAACCGGCATCTGCAAAACATCTGACCAAAGTACGGATACCGTATTACAAAGTGACATGCAATCCACTAAGAAATCCATTACGGTAATTTACTATACAGACCCCATTTGCTCATCCTGTTGGGGAATAGAACCACAATTACGTAAACTAAAATTGGAATATGGCAATTCTATTACAATAGAATATAGAATGGGAGGGTTATTGCCCAATTGGAGTTACAATAGCGGAGGTATTGGAAAACCATCGGATGTGGCAAGCCATTGGGACGAAGTGAGTGTGTATTACGATATGCCCATTGACGGAGATTTATGGTTGATAGATCCTTTAGAATCATCTTATCCACCATCCATTGCATTTAAAGCAGCACAAATTCAAAACAATGAAAAAGCAATTCTATTTCTTCGGGAAATAAGGGAAATGGTTTTTCTTCAGAAGAAAAATATTGCCAAATGGGAAAATTTGGCTATTGCTGCTAAAAATGTTGGACTACATAGTGAGCAATTGAAAAGTGATTTTGAAGGGGCAGCAAAAGTACTGTTTGAAGAAGATTTGAAATTGGGAAAAGAATTGGGCGTACGAGGATTTCCAACCTTATTCTTTATTGACGATTCGGGAAATAAAGAAATTGTTTATGGTAGCAGGCCCTATGCTTTTTATGAAATGGCCATTCTAAAATTGGACCCTAATGTTACAAAAAGTGAATATGTTAAAAATTGGGAAACACTCTTTTCTTTATATCATTCGCTCACGGCAAAAGAGTACTCAGAACTTTCGGGTACTCCAAGAATCGAAAGTGAAAATTTATTGAATGAGCTTTCCAACGCTGGTACATTGAAAAAAATGACAATAAAAAATGGTTCTATTTGGAATTATAACGGCATTAACAAGAAAAGATGA
- a CDS encoding FAD-dependent oxidoreductase produces MKNSNLKVHIVGAGISGLVAAAVLEQNGYSPVIIEATNSVGGRVKTAIVDGYQLDHGFQVLLSAYPAAKKYLDFDSLELQTFLPGAVIFKYGKELTIGDPLRDVSFLFSTLFSGIGNFSDKIKILKLNRRLKKKSLSSIFSENEQTTLLYLRQLGFSNEIIEDFFTPFFSGIFLENKLNTSSRMFEFVYKMFGEGYATIPKAGIGAIPKQLAKNLNHTVFKFNTKVATVLDGQIELENGEKLASDYTIVATEASNLIPNLKNQKTEWKSSDTIYFETTKRVINKPLIGLVPVNGSLINSIFYPTSLGTISKNSKELLSVTIVDNQNLPTKILIERVQQELKRYCAIESCSFIKHYKIPNSLPVLNNLQYDMLPSETRLNTGVFLAGDTLLNGSLNAAMIAGEMAALGVVEAITNTKR; encoded by the coding sequence ATGAAAAATTCTAATCTTAAAGTACATATTGTAGGCGCAGGTATTAGCGGACTGGTTGCCGCTGCCGTTCTTGAACAAAATGGATATTCGCCTGTGATTATTGAAGCTACCAATAGCGTTGGAGGTAGAGTAAAAACCGCTATCGTAGATGGTTATCAACTAGATCACGGTTTCCAGGTATTACTTTCGGCATACCCAGCAGCTAAAAAGTATCTTGATTTTGATTCGTTAGAATTGCAAACATTCCTACCTGGTGCCGTTATTTTTAAATATGGGAAAGAGTTGACCATTGGTGACCCTTTAAGAGATGTCTCTTTTTTATTTTCTACATTATTTTCTGGGATAGGAAATTTTTCCGATAAAATTAAAATACTAAAGCTAAACAGGAGATTAAAGAAAAAATCATTGTCGTCCATATTTTCGGAAAATGAGCAAACTACATTATTGTATTTAAGGCAATTAGGCTTTTCCAACGAAATTATCGAAGACTTTTTTACCCCATTTTTTAGCGGTATTTTTCTTGAAAACAAACTAAATACATCCAGCAGAATGTTTGAGTTTGTTTATAAGATGTTCGGAGAAGGTTATGCTACTATACCTAAAGCGGGAATAGGTGCTATTCCAAAACAGTTAGCTAAAAATTTAAACCATACGGTGTTTAAATTTAACACGAAAGTGGCAACTGTACTAGACGGACAAATAGAACTGGAAAATGGTGAAAAGTTAGCAAGTGACTATACCATAGTAGCTACGGAAGCTAGTAACTTAATTCCCAATTTAAAAAATCAAAAAACGGAATGGAAATCGTCAGATACTATCTATTTTGAAACAACAAAGCGGGTAATCAATAAACCGCTAATAGGTCTTGTTCCTGTAAATGGATCGCTAATTAATTCTATTTTTTATCCTACAAGTCTTGGGACTATTTCTAAAAATTCTAAAGAGTTACTTTCTGTAACGATAGTTGATAATCAAAACCTACCAACTAAAATTCTTATTGAGCGTGTGCAACAAGAATTAAAGCGATACTGCGCAATAGAATCCTGCAGTTTTATTAAACACTACAAAATTCCTAATTCATTGCCAGTACTGAACAATTTGCAATATGATATGTTACCTTCGGAAACCCGTTTAAATACAGGTGTTTTTCTTGCAGGTGATACCTTACTTAATGGCTCTCTTAATGCAGCAATGATTGCTGGGGAAATGGCTGCGCTTGGTGTCGTAGAAGCAATTACAAATACCAAACGTTAA